AAAACCTTCCATCAAGGATGTTTGGAGGAAATGTTCCTGTCCCTAGCAGAAGAGCGTTCAGCAGAGACGAATTGTAGAGATAATCGGTATAGTATGGCAATGGTATTTGGAGCGCTGGAAAGTGCTAAAACAGGTCAGAAAATTGATCTAGTAGAGTTCATGAGTACCTCAGAGTGATCAAAACTTTTTGTTAATTTTATCCAAACTTTAATGTTCATGTTATGATAGATAAGAACATTATTCGGGGAGGATATTATGTACAAAGCCATTATATTTGATCTAGATAATACATTAATAAATTATAGTACTTGTGAAATCGAAGCGATGAAAAGAACCTGTAACGATCATAATCTCTTTGTAGAAGATATTGAGGCGTGGTCTTTATTTTATGGAGAGTTTTCCGGTCATAATTTTCGCCATTGGATGAACTTTGTGGGTGGTGGTGAGGTGAAGACTATAGGAGAGGTATTGAGGTATTCTTTTAGAGACACTCTTAAACAGGAGGAACTTTTTCATAGCAAACTGTCAGATACTTATTGGGATTATTTTTGCAATTCCTGTTATTTTGAAGAAGGAGCGGAACAGATCTTAACTTCATTTAAAGATAAGTATGCTCTGGGGATTATCACCAATGGGATCAGTGAGGCACAAAGAAAAAGACTGCAAGCCGGTAAGATCTATGAAATATTCAAATCCATAATGATCT
This genomic stretch from Paenibacillus sp. FSL H7-0737 harbors:
- a CDS encoding HAD family hydrolase, which gives rise to MYKAIIFDLDNTLINYSTCEIEAMKRTCNDHNLFVEDIEAWSLFYGEFSGHNFRHWMNFVGGGEVKTIGEVLRYSFRDTLKQEELFHSKLSDTYWDYFCNSCYFEEGAEQILTSFKDKYALGIITNGISEAQRKRLQAGKIYEIFKSIMISDEVGIRKPDKRIFEMSLIDLQLSNHEVLFVGDSLQDDYHGAVNSDIDFCYYNRQNIEVPKDLKPNYMISSLLELKDVVGL